From one Lolium rigidum isolate FL_2022 chromosome 4, APGP_CSIRO_Lrig_0.1, whole genome shotgun sequence genomic stretch:
- the LOC124707846 gene encoding protein NLP3-like, whose amino-acid sequence MDLDSSDGHAWLLDALASSPLFSAASPPPWPFGDQHSSSQMDAATAAPDEAPSARSEKSESAGTKVKNISGKFQVHVSLDDDFSDSSYFLKERLTLALRYFKNSTDQHMLVQVWAPTKNGDRYMLTTSGQPFVLDQQSIRLLQYRAVSMGYAFPVDGDNVHELGLPGRVYRQRIPEWTPDVQYYSSAEYRRLNHAINNNVHGTVALPVFHPSVQSCVAVVELIMTSKKVNYASEVDKVCKALEAVNLKSTDIVEHPYFQICNEGCHSVQVEILEILTVVCEELKLPIGQTWVPCKHQSLLSHGGGVKKSCSSFDGSCMEDVCISTSDVAFHVTDACIWGFRDACVAHHLQKGQGVPGKAFISRRPCFSKDVSRFSKMEYPLVHYARMFGLAGCFSICLQSAYTGDDDYILEFFLPPDCREDNEQKALMESIMVLLRQHLRSLQVASDKSSDEAYVQVDAVTLIHSEETKNTFHTLLESDMHGGIDESDNTNDKISTVSNKHLLSGNYSKWNDNPVAEPSGSGTCNSSLLYKKKKRRRGKPEKTFSLEVIQQYFSGSLKSAAKSLGVCPTTLKRICRQHGISNWPSRQIGKVNRSISRLQKVIEAAQGSESAFNVITTPVPVNILDIEKATQNGTAEPYNHYSEENRGPFSQNLQQNGCNLSAPISSQTFLANNCNQIEEDKSTNSRSSSGQHSTHSHTSEGSFRGSLGNRASVCKTFIGPQQNLLNPDVPFEEQDQLLSRILLKDSVRPTVISSGRIVTVKARYNEDILRFRFPCSGSVSALKDEVAKRIPIDVGNFVIKYLDDDHEWVNLTCDADLEECMEIYQLSGTNVMRLLVTDIAVVFGSSCGSTA is encoded by the exons ATGGACCTCGACTCCTCCGACGGCCATGCGTGGCTGCTCGACGCCCTGGCCTCCTCGCCCCTCTTCTCGGCCGCGTCCCCGCCGCCGTGGCCGTTCGGAGACCAGCATTCCTCGTCACAGATGGATGCGGCTACGGCCGCCCCGGACGAAGCCCCGAGCGCGCGCTCCG AGAAATCTGAATCAGCTGGTACGAAAGTAAAGAACATCAGTGGAAAATTCCAGGTTCATGTTTCCCTGGATGACGATTTTTCAGATAGCTCTTATTTCTTGAAGGAAAGGCTTACACTAGCTCTCAGGTACTTCAAGAACTCCACTGATCAGCATATGTTAGTTCAAGTTTGGGCACCCACCAAGAACGGAGATCGGTACATGCTGACTACTTCAGGACAGCCCTTTGTGCTTGACCAACAGAGCATCAGACTTCTTCAGTACAGGGCTGTGTCCATGGGATATGCGTTCCCTGTAGATGGGGATAATGTCCATGAGTTGGGGCTACCAGGACGGGTATACAGGCAGCGAATACCTGAGTGGACACCAGATGTGCAGTATTATAGCAGTGCTGAGTATCGGCGGCTTAACCATGCCATAAATAACAACGTTCATGGTACTGTTGCCTTGCCTGTGTTTCATCCCTCTGTGCAGTCATGTGTTGCTGTTGTTGAACTTATAATGACATCCAAGAAGGTCAACTATGCAAGCGAGGTCGATAAAGTCTGCAAAGCTCTTGAG GCAGTGAATCTTAAAAGCACCGATATCGTGGAACATCCATACTTCCAG ATATGTAATGAAGGCTGCCACAGTGTTCAGGTAGAGATACTGGAAATCTTGACTGTAGTCTGTGAAGAGTTGAAACTGCCCATAGGTCAAACTTGGGTGCCTTGCAAACATCAGAGTTTACTGTCACATGGTGGCGGGGTGAAGAAGAGTTGCTCGAGCTTCGATGGAAGTTGTATGGAAGATGTATGCATCTCAACCAGTGATGTTGCCTTTCACGTTACTGATGCTTGCATATGGGGCTTCAGAGATGCCTGTGTAGCTCACCACCTACAGAAGGGGCAAGGAGTTCCTGGAAAGGCATTCATCTCACGCAGACCATGTTTTTCGAAAGATGTCAGTAGATTCTCCAAGATGGAGTATCCTCTTGTACACTATGCTCGCATGTTTGGATTAGCTGGCTGTTTCTCGATATGCTTGCAGAGTGCTTATActggtgatgatgattatatattAGAATTTTTCCTGCCACCTGATTGCAGAGAAGATAATGAACAGAAGGCTCTTATGGAGTCCATCATGGTTCTGTTGAGACAGCATCTTCGTAGTTTACAGGTAGCCAGTGATAAAAGCTCGGATGAAGCTTATGTTCAAGTTGATGCTGTTACTCTAATTCATAGTGAAGAAACGAAGAATACATTCCATACATTACTTGAGAGTGATATGCATGGAGGAATCGATGAGTCCGATAACACAAATGATAAAATTTCAACAGTGTCTAATAAACATCTGTTATCTGGTAATTACTCTAAATGGAATGACAACCCAGTGGCAGAACCAAGTGGCAGCGGGACCTGCAATTCTTCATTGCTTTACAAAAAGAAAAAACGAAGAAGAGGCAAACCAGAAAAGACATTCAGTTTAGAGGTTATCCAACAGTATTTTTCTGGAAGCTTGAAAAGTGCAGCCAAAAGTCTTGGAG TATGTCCTACAACTTTGAAGCGCATTTGCAGGCAACATGGGATTTCCAACTGGCCATCGCGACAAATTGGCAAGGTTAACCGGTCGATTTCAAGATTACAGAAGGTAATTGAGGCTGCTCAAGGGTCAGAGAGTGCATTTAATGTCATCACAACTCCTGTTCCTGTCAATATTttggatatagagaaagcaacacAAAATGGAACTGCTGAACCTTACAATCATTACAGTGAAGAAAACAGAGGTCCATTCTCACAGAATTTGCAACAAAATGGTTGCAACCTAAGCGCACCCATCTCATCGCAGACCTTTTTAGCTAACAATTGTAATCAGATTGAAGAAGATAAATCAACTAACTCGAGAAGCTCATCTGGTCAACATAGCACGCATTCGCATACTTCTGAAGGGTCCTTCCGAGGAAGCCTGGGAAACAGGGCCTCAGTTTGCAAGACATTCATAGGGCCACAGCAGAACTTGTTGAATCCGGATGTACCATTTGAAGAGCAAGACCAGCTGCTTTCTAGGATACTCCTTAAAGATTCTGTCAGACCGACTGTTATCTCTTCAGGTAGGATCGTGACAGTGAAGGCGCGTTACAATGAAGACATTCTAAGGTTTCGCTTCCCGTGTTCTGGGAGTGTTAGCGCCTTGAAAGATGAGGTGGCCAAAAGGATACCAATTGATGTTGGTAATTTCGTCATCAAATATCTGGATGATGATCACGAGTGGGTTAATCTGACATGCGATGCAGACTTAGAAGAGTGCATGGAGATCTACCAGTTATCAGGTACCAATGTTATGAGACTATTGGTCACAGACATCGCCGTCGTTTTCGGGAGTTCTTGTGGAAGCACTGCTTAA
- the LOC124706607 gene encoding CASP-like protein 1C1, translating into MAKVHRLIFVVLRVAAAAAAAAAAIIMVTSHETTSLFGLELEAKYSHIPSFIFFVVAFAVACVYSLLVVLVPPGSAASRLVVMTDVLMGMVLTGAVAASGAIAEVGRNGNSHAGWLPICDQVHGYCTHVMGALISGFVALILYFLIIMYSLHVVADPMCPCH; encoded by the exons ATGGCCAAGGTGCACCGGCTCATCTTCGTCGTGCTCAgggtcgccgccgctgccgctgcggcAGCCGCGGCGATAATCATGGTGACCAGCCACGAGACCACCAGCTTGTTCGGCTTGGAATTGGAGGCCAAGTACTCCCACATCCCGTCGTTTAT CTTCTTTGTGGTGGCATTCGCCGTGGCCTGCGTCTACAGCCTGCTCGTCGTCCTCGTGCCGCCGGGGAGCGCCGCCTCCAGATTGGTGGTCATGACCGACGTG CTAATGGGGATGGTGCTGACCGGCGCCGTCGCGGCCTCGGGAGCCATTGCGGAGGTCGGGAGGAACGGCAATTCGCACGCCGGGTGGCTGCCCATCTGCGACCAGGTGCACGGCTACTGCACACACGTCATGGGAGCTCTCATCTCCGGCTTTGTCGCGCTCATCCtctacttcctcatcatcatGTACTCGCTGCACGTAGTCGCTGATCCCATGTGTCCATGCCATTAG